One window of Peteryoungia desertarenae genomic DNA carries:
- the queF gene encoding preQ(1) synthase, giving the protein MSKTDVSGLSQLGQSVEAPTSPETAVLERVPNSNAGTDYVVRFTAPEFTSLCPMTGQPDFAHIVIDYIPGDWLVESKSLKLFLFSFRNHGAFHEDCSVYIAKRIVELLDPKWLRIGAYWYPRGGIPIDVFWQTGEAPKGAWLPEQGVPTYRGRG; this is encoded by the coding sequence ATGAGCAAGACGGATGTCTCCGGCCTCTCCCAGCTCGGCCAGTCTGTTGAAGCCCCGACCAGCCCGGAAACGGCGGTACTGGAACGCGTACCGAATTCGAATGCCGGTACCGATTACGTCGTGCGCTTCACCGCACCGGAGTTCACCTCGCTCTGCCCCATGACCGGCCAGCCGGATTTCGCCCATATCGTCATCGACTATATTCCGGGCGACTGGCTGGTGGAATCGAAGTCGCTGAAGCTCTTCCTCTTTTCCTTCCGTAACCACGGTGCGTTCCACGAGGATTGCTCGGTCTATATTGCCAAGCGGATCGTTGAGCTGCTTGATCCGAAATGGCTGAGGATCGGTGCCTACTGGTATCCGCGCGGCGGTATCCCAATCGATGTTTTCTGGCAGACGGGTGAAGCGCCGAAGGGCGCCTGGCTGCCGGAGCAGGGGGTCCCCACCTATCGCGGTCGTGGCTGA
- a CDS encoding cation diffusion facilitator family transporter, whose translation MEARKDNLVERLAFWGIPLAFGVMGLKLVAWWFTGSVALLSDALESTVNVIAAFIAYFVIRYAQKPADNDHPYGHHKAEYISAVVEGVLIVVAALVIINEAVSALANPEILDAPALGLAINAAAGVINLIWARVLIRVGRSHRSPALLADGHHIMSDVVTSAGVLVGLLAVLVTGYAILDPLLAMIVAINILWQGWKVISRSVDGLMDKGVDPAEEEAIKKAIAENAQGSLGVHYLRTRQAGAVTFVAFDLVVPAAMTVVEAHAICDRLEAAVRAVLPGGRVTIHVEPETEMAHGVGVKVKEKKR comes from the coding sequence ATGGAGGCTCGAAAAGACAATCTGGTGGAGCGGCTGGCCTTCTGGGGCATTCCGCTCGCCTTTGGTGTCATGGGGCTGAAACTTGTGGCCTGGTGGTTCACGGGCTCGGTCGCGCTGCTTTCCGATGCGCTGGAATCGACGGTCAACGTAATTGCCGCCTTCATCGCCTATTTCGTCATACGCTATGCGCAGAAGCCGGCGGATAACGACCATCCCTATGGTCACCACAAGGCGGAGTATATCTCTGCCGTGGTCGAGGGTGTGCTGATCGTGGTGGCGGCGCTCGTCATCATCAATGAAGCCGTGTCGGCGCTCGCCAATCCCGAAATCCTCGATGCGCCGGCGCTTGGCCTTGCGATCAACGCGGCTGCAGGGGTGATCAACCTGATCTGGGCGCGCGTCCTGATCCGGGTCGGCAGGAGCCATCGCTCACCGGCTCTCTTGGCGGATGGCCATCACATCATGTCGGATGTGGTGACCTCGGCTGGCGTGCTTGTGGGCCTGCTGGCGGTGCTCGTGACCGGCTATGCGATCCTGGATCCGCTGCTTGCCATGATCGTTGCCATCAACATCCTCTGGCAGGGCTGGAAGGTCATTTCACGCTCGGTTGATGGCCTGATGGACAAGGGTGTCGATCCGGCAGAAGAAGAAGCGATCAAGAAGGCGATTGCCGAGAATGCGCAAGGGTCGCTCGGTGTGCATTATCTTCGCACACGTCAGGCCGGGGCTGTGACATTTGTTGCCTTTGATCTCGTTGTTCCTGCCGCTATGACGGTCGTTGAAGCCCATGCAATCTGCGACCGACTGGAGGCAGCGGTAAGGGCCGTTCTGCCGGGCGGGCGTGTCACCATTCATGTCGAACCTGAAACTGAAATGGCCCATGGCGTGGGCGTCAAAGTAAAGGAGAAGAAACGATGA
- a CDS encoding type II toxin-antitoxin system RelE/ParE family toxin, whose translation MIQSFMDAETERIWYGQRSRKLPPDIQVVALRKLRLMNSAHQLKDLRIPPGIEPEALKGDRLGQYSIRINDQRRISFIWNDRGPSDVEIVDYHD comes from the coding sequence ATGATCCAGAGTTTCATGGACGCTGAAACCGAGCGCATCTGGTATGGCCAGCGAAGCAGAAAGCTTCCGCCAGATATACAGGTCGTGGCACTCAGAAAACTGCGTTTGATGAATAGTGCTCATCAGTTGAAAGACTTGCGCATACCACCAGGAATTGAACCAGAGGCTCTGAAAGGTGACAGGCTCGGGCAGTACAGCATCCGGATCAACGATCAACGGCGGATTAGCTTCATCTGGAATGACAGAGGGCCAAGCGATGTCGAGATTGTCGACTACCATGACTGA
- a CDS encoding HigA family addiction module antitoxin, translating into MSRLSTTMTELLPNPHPGDILLEDFLKPMGLSQNALARAVNVPPRRINEIVLGKRSLTADTDLRLSRYFGVSEGFFPALQADYDLMQRRREIEDELKRIEPRAA; encoded by the coding sequence ATGTCGAGATTGTCGACTACCATGACTGAACTGCTGCCCAATCCGCATCCGGGCGATATCCTGCTTGAGGATTTCCTGAAGCCCATGGGACTGAGCCAGAATGCCCTGGCGCGGGCGGTCAACGTGCCGCCCCGCCGTATAAACGAGATCGTGCTCGGCAAGCGGTCTCTGACGGCAGACACGGATCTGCGGCTCTCGCGCTATTTCGGGGTGTCTGAGGGCTTCTTCCCCGCACTGCAGGCCGATTACGACCTCATGCAGCGGCGGCGCGAGATCGAGGACGAGCTGAAACGGATAGAGCCGAGGGCGGCGTGA
- a CDS encoding anthranilate synthase, protein MSTILQEDGSEAYQTRGGVTVTRKRRPTPYGDAISSYVDRLDERRGAVFSSNYEYPGRYTRWDTAIVDPPLGISSFGRKVWIEAYNGRGEALLTMIAEALTSVEDLALGARTATRLDLDVKLPSRVFTEEERSKMPTVFTVLRAITALFYSEEDSAIGLFGAFGYDLAFQFDAIDLKLARPDDQRDMVLFLPDEILVVDHYSAKAWIDRYDFTKGGVTTIGQSEEIAPEPFQHTDTIPPRGDHRPGEYAELVVKAKESFRKGDLFEVVPGQKFMERCDSKPSQISKRLKEINPSPYSFFINLGDQEYLVGASPEMFVRVNGRRIETCPISGTIRRGADPIEDSAQILKLLNSKKDESELTMCSDVDRNDKSRVCEPGSVKVIGRRQIEMYSRLIHTVDHIEGRLRDGMDAFDGFLSHAWAVTVTGAPKLWAMRFIEKHEKSPRAWYGGAIGMVGFNGDMNTGLTLRTVRIKDGIAEVRAGATLLNDSDPHEEEAETELKASAMIAAIRDAKSGNDQSSKRGVARVGEGVNILLVDHEDSFVHTLANYFRQTGATVNTVRTPVPEEIFESLNPDLVVLSPGPGSPTDFDCKATIKKARARNLPIFGVCLGLQALAEAYGGELRQLAIPMHGKPSRIRVLEPGLVFSGLGKEVTVGRYHSIFADPATLHRDFMITAESEDGTIMGIEHTREPVAAVQFHPESIMTLGGDAGMRMIENVVEKLAKRKKVKAA, encoded by the coding sequence ATGTCGACGATTTTGCAGGAAGACGGCTCGGAAGCCTATCAAACGCGCGGCGGCGTGACCGTCACGCGCAAGCGGCGGCCGACGCCCTATGGTGATGCCATCTCCAGCTATGTCGACAGGCTTGACGAGCGTCGCGGTGCCGTCTTCTCGTCCAACTACGAATATCCGGGCCGCTATACCCGCTGGGACACCGCCATCGTCGATCCGCCGCTCGGCATTTCCTCCTTCGGCCGCAAGGTCTGGATCGAAGCCTATAACGGTCGCGGCGAAGCGCTGCTCACCATGATCGCCGAGGCTCTGACCTCGGTCGAGGATCTGGCGCTGGGGGCACGCACTGCGACGCGGCTCGATCTCGACGTCAAGCTGCCGTCGCGCGTTTTCACCGAAGAAGAGCGCTCGAAGATGCCGACGGTGTTTACGGTCCTTCGCGCCATCACCGCGCTGTTCTACTCCGAGGAAGACAGCGCCATCGGCCTGTTCGGTGCCTTTGGCTACGATCTCGCCTTCCAGTTCGACGCCATCGACCTTAAGCTTGCGCGCCCGGATGATCAGCGCGATATGGTGCTCTTCCTGCCGGACGAGATCCTGGTCGTCGACCATTATTCGGCCAAGGCCTGGATCGACCGCTACGACTTCACCAAGGGCGGTGTGACGACCATCGGCCAGTCGGAAGAAATTGCGCCTGAGCCCTTCCAGCATACCGATACGATCCCGCCGCGCGGCGATCATCGTCCGGGCGAATATGCCGAACTGGTCGTGAAGGCCAAGGAGAGCTTCCGCAAGGGCGACCTGTTCGAGGTCGTTCCCGGCCAGAAGTTCATGGAACGCTGCGATTCCAAGCCTTCGCAGATCTCCAAGCGGCTGAAGGAAATTAATCCGTCGCCTTATTCCTTCTTCATCAACCTCGGCGACCAGGAATATCTCGTCGGCGCTTCGCCGGAGATGTTTGTGCGGGTAAATGGCCGGCGCATCGAGACCTGCCCGATCTCCGGCACAATCAGGCGCGGCGCGGACCCGATCGAGGATTCGGCGCAAATCCTGAAGCTTCTCAACTCCAAGAAGGATGAGAGCGAGCTCACCATGTGCTCGGATGTCGACCGCAACGACAAGTCCCGCGTCTGCGAGCCCGGTTCGGTCAAGGTCATCGGCCGCCGCCAGATCGAGATGTATTCGCGCCTCATCCACACAGTGGACCATATCGAAGGTCGCCTGCGCGACGGCATGGATGCCTTTGACGGCTTCCTCTCCCATGCCTGGGCGGTCACCGTGACAGGCGCGCCGAAGCTCTGGGCCATGCGTTTCATCGAGAAGCATGAGAAGAGCCCGCGCGCCTGGTATGGTGGTGCCATCGGCATGGTCGGCTTCAATGGCGACATGAACACCGGTCTGACGCTGCGCACGGTGCGTATCAAGGACGGCATTGCCGAGGTGCGTGCCGGTGCGACGCTTCTAAACGACAGCGACCCGCATGAAGAAGAAGCCGAAACCGAACTGAAGGCCTCTGCCATGATTGCAGCCATTCGTGATGCCAAGAGCGGCAATGATCAGTCCTCCAAGCGTGGCGTGGCCCGGGTGGGCGAGGGGGTCAATATCCTGCTCGTCGACCACGAGGACAGTTTCGTGCACACGCTGGCCAACTATTTCCGCCAGACGGGCGCGACCGTGAACACGGTGCGCACGCCTGTGCCGGAAGAGATCTTCGAGAGCCTCAATCCGGATCTCGTCGTGTTGTCTCCCGGTCCCGGCTCGCCGACAGATTTCGACTGCAAGGCAACCATCAAGAAGGCGCGGGCGCGAAACCTGCCGATCTTTGGCGTGTGCTTAGGGTTGCAGGCGCTGGCCGAAGCCTATGGCGGGGAGCTGCGCCAGCTCGCAATCCCGATGCATGGCAAGCCGTCGCGCATCCGCGTGCTGGAACCCGGCCTCGTTTTCTCGGGGCTCGGCAAGGAAGTGACCGTCGGCCGCTACCACTCGATCTTCGCCGATCCGGCGACGCTGCACCGCGATTTCATGATCACCGCCGAAAGCGAAGACGGCACGATCATGGGCATCGAACACACACGAGAACCGGTGGCCGCCGTGCAGTTCCACCCGGAGTCGATCATGACGCTCGGCGGCGACGCCGGCATGCGGATGATCGAAAACGTGGTGGAGAAGCTCGCAAAGCGGAAGAAGGTCAAGGCGGCGTGA
- a CDS encoding methyl-accepting chemotaxis protein, with protein MWFTLSRSLFVLGLFVSTALIIAIAVTAFALSTVRIKGPEYARIIEAKDLIADIMPPPIFVVEAYLLATEAALNPDLAAANIGEIRKLQQNYKIRLDFWLGRDLDATTRQVLEAEVKSKGQDFWQVMDDVLIPALDSGDYGQRRAALDNLRPYFLAEKAAVEDLVQAASRSLESVESRARQTMLSYSLLAATSAAGAILALVGGLAVFRRRAIYPLQDLARSMKSLAEGDFETSIPHTARHDEVGEMAQAVGVFRQAGLENRRLEQEVALRREEADAEKTQRLAEQTEQAANLQRVIDELGAGLQRLSQFNIRETLDQPFREEFEQLRHDFNKSLAVFQGTMSRVLEKASEIEANSTALQQSTDQLARRTEQQAAAVEESAVALKEVAANIKTSSTRTRNTRTMTREARQRVERSSRVVGEAVEAMRRIEAASASIAKITDVIDQIAFQTNLLALNAGVEAARAGEAGKGFAVVTQEVRDLAQRSGTAAKEINGLISQSVREVADGVALVNDTGSVLGDIEKSIISISEDVEAIAIAAEEQASGIAEISEAVNQMDQLTQQNAGMVQETTAATHTLSNEVRELVRLVSQFVFNRRQRVRDRPEDVAETLARRGRLAGRVVEAA; from the coding sequence ATGTGGTTTACCCTGTCTCGCAGTCTTTTTGTTCTGGGTCTATTCGTTTCCACTGCCTTGATCATTGCGATTGCAGTCACGGCATTCGCCTTGAGCACGGTGCGGATCAAGGGTCCAGAATATGCCCGGATCATCGAAGCGAAGGACCTGATAGCAGACATCATGCCGCCTCCGATCTTCGTGGTCGAAGCCTATCTGCTGGCAACAGAGGCAGCCCTCAATCCAGACCTGGCCGCAGCCAATATCGGCGAGATTCGCAAGCTGCAGCAGAACTACAAGATCCGGCTGGACTTCTGGCTCGGCAGGGACCTTGACGCCACCACCCGCCAGGTACTGGAAGCCGAGGTCAAGTCCAAGGGACAGGATTTCTGGCAGGTCATGGACGACGTCCTTATCCCCGCTCTCGACAGCGGTGACTATGGCCAGCGGCGGGCAGCCCTTGATAATCTCCGGCCTTATTTTCTTGCAGAGAAAGCTGCAGTCGAGGACCTGGTACAAGCGGCATCCCGGTCGCTAGAAAGCGTGGAAAGCCGCGCCCGCCAGACGATGCTCTCCTACAGCCTTCTCGCCGCGACAAGCGCCGCCGGTGCTATCCTGGCCCTTGTCGGTGGCCTGGCGGTATTCCGGCGAAGGGCTATCTACCCTCTGCAGGATCTCGCGCGGTCGATGAAGAGCCTGGCCGAAGGCGACTTCGAGACCTCGATTCCTCATACTGCCCGTCACGATGAGGTCGGCGAGATGGCTCAAGCTGTCGGGGTGTTTCGCCAGGCAGGCTTGGAAAACCGGCGACTGGAGCAGGAGGTCGCCCTGCGTCGTGAGGAGGCTGATGCGGAAAAAACGCAACGTCTTGCCGAGCAGACAGAACAGGCTGCCAATCTCCAGCGGGTCATTGATGAACTGGGCGCTGGCCTGCAACGGCTGTCGCAGTTCAACATTCGCGAAACCCTGGATCAGCCATTCCGCGAGGAGTTCGAGCAGTTGCGCCATGATTTCAACAAGTCCCTGGCCGTCTTTCAAGGCACGATGAGCCGGGTTCTGGAAAAGGCCAGCGAAATCGAGGCTAACAGCACGGCCCTGCAACAGTCGACCGATCAATTGGCAAGGCGAACAGAACAGCAGGCTGCCGCCGTTGAAGAAAGCGCGGTTGCCCTCAAGGAGGTCGCCGCCAATATCAAGACCTCCTCAACCCGTACCCGCAACACAAGAACCATGACCCGGGAAGCCCGCCAAAGGGTCGAGCGGTCGAGCAGGGTCGTCGGCGAGGCTGTCGAAGCGATGCGCCGCATTGAAGCGGCCTCTGCCAGCATCGCTAAGATTACCGATGTCATTGACCAGATCGCTTTCCAGACGAACCTTCTTGCGCTCAATGCCGGCGTCGAAGCAGCCCGTGCCGGAGAAGCCGGAAAGGGCTTTGCCGTTGTTACGCAGGAAGTCCGCGATCTCGCCCAGCGCTCGGGAACGGCAGCGAAGGAAATCAATGGACTGATCTCCCAGTCAGTCCGGGAGGTCGCCGACGGTGTGGCCCTTGTGAACGACACCGGCAGCGTCTTGGGGGACATCGAGAAGAGCATCATTTCAATTTCCGAGGACGTCGAAGCCATCGCCATCGCCGCCGAGGAACAGGCCTCCGGCATCGCCGAGATCAGCGAGGCCGTCAACCAGATGGACCAGCTGACTCAACAGAATGCCGGCATGGTACAGGAAACCACGGCCGCGACCCATACACTGTCAAACGAAGTGCGCGAACTGGTTCGCTTGGTCAGTCAGTTTGTGTTCAACCGTCGGCAAAGAGTGCGGGATCGACCAGAAGATGTTGCCGAAACGCTCGCGCGACGTGGCCGGCTGGCCGGGCGGGTCGTTGAAGCGGCCTGA
- a CDS encoding TonB-dependent hemoglobin/transferrin/lactoferrin family receptor: MSRRSFRSVLLACTAITLALPAANVIAQDATASTAAAETQLDTIVVKGQRIKAGSVADTPLATETTAEEIRQRELNNARDLARGLGPGVDFVETKPGKQGGLFIRGLGGARVTTLIDNIPLAFFENDPRAGVQTTAMSDANNSYDFSSLSTIDVLRGADSSRIGSGALAGALVLRTLEPEDLIEGDRDWGGVAKATYDGEDKSLGGSVAVARKVENTSVLFQGSYKRGHERDSQGDTDILGPSRTKANPLDSEQNSVLLKVRQDLEGGHRIGVTGERFQLDTASDLKTVQSSVLFGPNRFSPGNYSGYDDTVRERISFDYSYEALADDAFIDAARLTAYWQRLSKDAGSFGSLTNNTLYARENAMQESSYGLTGDALSEFQTGNFSHELRWGGSFQILEAEQFLAAVPVTASQADIPLVDGTKFGFFIEDRIAFGETGFALTPGLRFDWYEYEPQATSDFTRNPGFARFGFPTDQSDSQFSPKLLATYDVTPDLQIYAQWSMAYRAPTVNELYVNFTNVNAGYANVGNPTLSPETGHGFELGAKYETTDLTAGISVYHNRYRNFIDSFTTTTTAVTAPGPGGLPGNLVTYRNRDNVEISGIELRGRQDFANGFFLEGSLAYAYGKDTNTGELIRTVAPFKSVLGVGYEQDTWGLNLTTTLQAGMREDGPQRNTLGSGTFNTFDAPGYGVVDLAGWWEPEQAKGLRIQAGVYNIFDKTYWNGVATRNVSTSTVSSTNQPVAFYSEPGRTFKISLTQKF; the protein is encoded by the coding sequence ATGAGCCGCCGCTCTTTCCGCTCCGTCCTGCTCGCCTGCACGGCCATCACTCTTGCCCTGCCAGCAGCCAATGTCATCGCCCAGGACGCAACCGCCTCCACAGCCGCAGCGGAAACCCAGCTGGATACGATCGTCGTCAAGGGGCAGCGGATCAAGGCAGGCTCGGTGGCTGATACGCCGCTCGCGACCGAAACGACGGCAGAGGAGATCCGTCAGCGGGAGCTCAACAACGCTCGGGATCTGGCGCGGGGGCTTGGCCCGGGCGTCGATTTCGTCGAGACGAAGCCCGGCAAGCAGGGCGGTCTTTTCATTCGCGGTCTGGGTGGTGCGCGCGTCACGACGCTGATCGATAACATTCCGCTGGCCTTTTTCGAAAACGATCCGCGCGCCGGGGTACAAACCACGGCCATGAGTGACGCAAACAACAGCTACGACTTCTCCTCGCTGTCCACCATCGATGTCCTGCGCGGTGCTGATTCCAGCCGTATCGGGTCCGGCGCACTCGCCGGCGCGCTGGTGCTGCGCACCCTTGAGCCTGAAGATCTGATCGAAGGCGACCGTGACTGGGGCGGCGTTGCAAAGGCAACCTATGACGGTGAGGACAAAAGCCTTGGCGGTTCCGTTGCTGTTGCGCGCAAGGTTGAGAATACCTCCGTCCTGTTTCAGGGCAGCTACAAGCGTGGACACGAGCGTGATAGCCAGGGTGACACCGATATTCTGGGCCCTTCGCGCACCAAGGCCAATCCGCTGGACTCCGAGCAGAACAGCGTCCTCCTGAAGGTTCGGCAGGATCTTGAAGGTGGTCACCGGATTGGCGTGACCGGCGAGCGCTTCCAGCTCGATACCGCTTCCGACCTGAAGACGGTCCAGAGCTCTGTCTTGTTCGGTCCCAACCGTTTCAGTCCGGGCAACTATTCCGGTTATGACGATACCGTGCGCGAACGCATCTCCTTTGACTACAGCTATGAGGCGCTCGCTGATGATGCTTTCATCGACGCTGCAAGGCTCACCGCCTATTGGCAGCGACTGAGCAAGGATGCGGGCTCCTTCGGCAGCCTCACCAACAACACGCTCTACGCGCGTGAAAATGCCATGCAGGAGAGTTCCTATGGCCTGACCGGGGATGCACTCTCAGAGTTTCAGACCGGCAATTTCAGCCATGAATTGCGCTGGGGTGGATCCTTCCAGATCCTGGAAGCCGAGCAATTCCTTGCGGCAGTCCCCGTCACGGCTTCGCAGGCAGACATTCCCCTGGTGGACGGCACAAAGTTCGGATTCTTCATCGAAGACCGTATCGCCTTTGGCGAGACTGGCTTTGCCCTGACGCCGGGGCTGCGCTTTGACTGGTATGAATACGAGCCTCAGGCGACCAGCGATTTCACAAGAAATCCCGGCTTTGCCCGTTTCGGCTTTCCGACCGATCAGAGCGACAGCCAGTTCTCGCCCAAGCTGCTCGCCACCTATGACGTGACGCCGGATCTGCAGATCTATGCCCAGTGGTCGATGGCTTACCGGGCGCCGACCGTCAACGAGCTTTATGTCAATTTCACCAACGTCAATGCAGGCTATGCAAATGTCGGGAACCCCACGCTCAGCCCCGAGACAGGCCATGGCTTTGAGCTTGGCGCCAAGTATGAGACAACAGATCTGACCGCTGGAATCTCAGTTTATCACAACCGCTACCGAAACTTCATAGACAGCTTCACCACCACCACCACGGCTGTTACGGCGCCGGGGCCGGGCGGGCTACCGGGTAACCTTGTGACCTATCGCAACCGCGACAATGTGGAGATATCCGGTATCGAGCTGCGTGGGCGTCAGGATTTCGCAAACGGCTTCTTCCTTGAGGGATCGCTTGCCTATGCCTATGGCAAGGATACCAATACCGGCGAGCTCATCCGGACGGTCGCTCCCTTCAAGTCCGTGCTGGGCGTTGGCTACGAACAGGATACCTGGGGCCTTAACCTGACAACGACCCTTCAGGCCGGCATGAGGGAGGATGGACCGCAGCGCAACACATTGGGTTCAGGCACCTTCAACACCTTCGATGCACCCGGCTACGGCGTGGTGGATCTTGCGGGTTGGTGGGAGCCGGAACAGGCCAAGGGTCTGCGCATCCAGGCCGGTGTCTACAACATCTTTGACAAGACCTATTGGAACGGTGTCGCAACCCGCAATGTGAGTACAAGCACGGTCAGCAGCACCAACCAGCCGGTTGCCTTCTACTCCGAGCCGGGCCGGACCTTCAAAATCTCGCTGACCCAGAAGTTCTGA
- a CDS encoding formate--tetrahydrofolate ligase: MTVASDIEIARAARKLPIQTVGEKLGIDADSLIPFGHDKAKISAGFIDRLKDRPDGKLILVTAINPTPAGEGKTTTTVGLGDGLNRIGKRAVICIREPSLGPCFGVKGGAAGGGYAQVVPMEEINLHFTGDFHAITSAHNLLSALIDNHVYWGNELGIDTRRITWRRVMDMNDRALREIVSSLGGVSNGYPRETGFDITVASEIMAILCLANDLADLEQRLGNIIIGYRRDKSPVFARDLKADGAMTVLLKEALQPNLVQTLENNPALVHGGPFANIAHGCNSVVATKTALKLSDYVVTEAGFGADLGAEKFFDIKCRKAGLTPSAVVLVATVRALKMNGGMAKEDLGQENVEAVRLGAANLARHLENLGKFGVPAVVAINHFVSDTQAEVDCVKAVATELGSEAVLCHHWAKGSAGIEELAHKVIQLAEKDSKFSTLYADELPLFTKVETIAREIYRAGAVTADKAVRQQLAEWEMQGYGHLPVCMAKTQYSFSTDPTLRGAPVGHGVHVREVRLSAGAGFVVAITGEIMTMPGLPRSPSSERIFLGQGGQIEGLF; this comes from the coding sequence GTGACAGTGGCATCAGACATTGAAATTGCACGCGCGGCCCGAAAGCTGCCGATCCAGACCGTCGGCGAAAAGCTCGGGATCGATGCCGACAGCCTCATTCCCTTTGGTCATGACAAGGCGAAGATATCCGCAGGCTTCATCGACAGGCTGAAGGATCGCCCCGACGGCAAGCTCATTCTGGTAACCGCGATCAATCCGACGCCTGCCGGCGAGGGCAAGACCACCACGACGGTCGGTCTCGGCGACGGGTTGAACCGCATCGGCAAACGGGCGGTGATCTGCATCCGTGAGCCGTCGCTCGGTCCCTGTTTCGGGGTCAAGGGAGGCGCTGCCGGCGGCGGCTATGCGCAGGTCGTGCCGATGGAAGAGATCAACCTGCATTTCACCGGCGATTTTCACGCGATCACCTCGGCCCATAATCTCTTGTCCGCACTGATCGACAACCATGTCTATTGGGGCAACGAGCTGGGCATCGATACGCGCCGGATCACCTGGCGGCGGGTCATGGACATGAATGACCGGGCACTGCGCGAGATTGTCTCCTCCCTTGGAGGCGTGTCCAACGGCTATCCGCGCGAGACCGGTTTCGATATCACCGTTGCCTCGGAAATCATGGCGATCCTGTGCCTGGCGAATGATCTTGCCGACCTCGAGCAGCGGCTTGGCAACATCATCATCGGCTATCGGCGCGACAAGAGTCCGGTCTTTGCGCGTGATCTGAAAGCCGATGGAGCCATGACTGTGCTGCTCAAGGAGGCCCTGCAGCCGAACCTCGTGCAGACGCTCGAAAACAATCCGGCGCTTGTCCATGGCGGACCATTCGCCAATATCGCTCATGGCTGCAATTCCGTCGTGGCGACGAAGACGGCGCTGAAGCTTAGTGATTACGTCGTGACGGAAGCCGGTTTCGGGGCCGATCTTGGTGCGGAAAAATTCTTCGACATCAAGTGCCGCAAGGCGGGGCTGACGCCCTCCGCCGTCGTGCTCGTGGCAACGGTCCGGGCGCTGAAGATGAATGGCGGCATGGCCAAGGAGGATTTGGGACAAGAGAATGTCGAGGCCGTTCGGCTCGGTGCTGCAAACCTTGCCCGGCATCTGGAAAACCTTGGCAAGTTCGGTGTTCCGGCGGTGGTCGCGATCAACCATTTCGTCAGCGATACCCAGGCGGAAGTTGACTGCGTCAAGGCGGTCGCCACCGAACTCGGGTCCGAAGCGGTTCTGTGCCATCACTGGGCCAAGGGCTCAGCCGGGATCGAGGAACTGGCTCACAAAGTGATTCAACTGGCCGAAAAAGACAGCAAGTTTTCAACGCTTTATGCCGATGAATTGCCACTCTTTACCAAGGTCGAGACAATTGCCCGCGAGATTTACCGCGCCGGGGCGGTGACTGCCGACAAGGCGGTGCGCCAGCAACTGGCAGAATGGGAGATGCAAGGCTATGGCCATCTGCCGGTCTGCATGGCGAAGACGCAATATTCCTTCTCCACCGATCCGACCCTGCGCGGTGCTCCCGTCGGTCACGGCGTGCATGTGCGGGAAGTCAGGCTCTCTGCCGGCGCGGGTTTTGTCGTCGCGATCACCGGCGAGATCATGACCATGCCTGGCCTGCCGCGATCGCCATCCTCCGAGCGGATTTTCCTCGGGCAGGGTGGTCAGATCGAAGGGCTGTTCTGA